A genomic stretch from Aedes albopictus strain Foshan chromosome 2, AalbF5, whole genome shotgun sequence includes:
- the LOC109429088 gene encoding golgin subfamily A member 6-like protein 25 produces the protein MRSLALLAIFGCLCATLVLADEPVAVREKRSPAPFFFNKGHDDHHHEPKCVWEKKLAWKEDWKKVWESKKIEVWKSEWKKQQIPVWKKVEVPIWREVKVPDWKIVKKPYWKETEIPAWKEVQVPDWKKVTKPVWKEVQVPVWKEVEVPEWKQIWVPDTVKVGIPGEKYLGKDEHGWEYTSHDLWKKKMVWKPVWKKVTKTVKKEEWKTEKKLEWKDEWVQVWRKEKQQIWVKKKEEAWKEEKIEIWRIEKKQEWATEKKLEWKDEWKEIKVPAWKEIQVPAWKKVWKPVWEKACVPVSHGWH, from the exons ATGAGGTCGTTAGCGCTATTG GCAATCTTTGGCTGCCTCTGTGCCACATTAGTTCTAGCGGATGAACCGGTCGCCGTGCGCGAGAAACGCAGTCCGGCTCCGTTCTTCTTCAACAAGGGCCATGACGATCACCACCACGAGCCGAAGTGCGTGTGGGAGAAGAAGCTAGCCTGGAAGGAGGACTGGAAGAAGGTCTGGGAATCAAAGAAGATCGAGGTTTGGAAGTCCGAATGGAAGAAGCAGCAGATTCCGGTCTGGAAGAAGGTCGAGGTCCCGATCTGGCGAGAGGTTAAAGTGCCGGACTGGAAGATCGTCAAGAAGCCGTACTGGAAGGAAACGGAGATCCCCGCCTGGAAGGAGGTGCAGGTGCCCGACTGGAAGAAGGTAACGAAGCCGGTGTGGAAGGAGGTTCAGGTGCCGGTGTGGAAGGAAGTCGAGGTGCCCGAGTGGAAGCAGATCTGGGTTCCGGATACGGTGAAGGTTGGCATCCCCGGCGAGAAGTACCTGGGCAAGGACGAGCACGGTTGGGAGTACACCAGCCACGATCTGTGGAAGAAGAAGATGGTGTGGAAGCCGGTGTGGAAGAAGGTGACCAAGACCGTGAAGAAGGAGGAATGGAAGACCGAGAAGAAGCTGGAATGGAAGGACGAGTGGGTTCAGGTATGGCGCAAGGAGAAGCAGCAGATCTGGGTGAAGAAGAAGGAGGAGGCGTGGAAGGAGGAGAAGATCGAGATCTGGCGCATTGAGAAGAAGCAGGAGTGGGCTACCGAGAAGAAGCTGGAGTGGAAGGATGAGTGGAAAGAGATCAAGGTCCCAGCCTGGAAGGAAATTCAAGTGCCCGCGTGGAAGAAGGTGTGGAAACCGGTATGGGAGAAGGCGTGCGTCCCAGTCAGCCACGGATGGCATTAG